The genomic segment CACTGTACATTGAACATCAGAACACAAAACAAAAAACATTTGCAAACACACACTACAACATTCTGGGGAAAACAAGAAAACAACATCACGgacaaaaagaaaggaaaaccaaaaaaagaaaactgtgagaaaaaaaaattgaaagcaaCAAACAAGTTTAGAGGACAAcgtttgtgaaaaaagaaaacaagaacagaTAGACAAAAGTTGGGGTTTGAGGTTTCGTACGTGATTCCGAGTTtgtggttttttctttcttttgattggACATTATTTTTGTCAAGAGgtaattcttaatttttctttgtaTAGAATAACATCACAATCACGTAGGACTTGATTCCAATAGTATAAAATTGCTCAATTTTTATATGTGTTGAAATaatttctattgttattattttatgatacTATCAAAAGAATGTTGAAATTTAATATTGTTAAATTTAGAGTAAATTGATGTAAAATAGTTCTAAGAAATTTGTTTAATAATTGTTTAGTTATTGTTAGAATAATATTGTATTTGTTTATTTGGTTTAATGATATGTCATCTTCTGGATATgctttttttctatatataagtCCATGATACAgaataatagtaaaatatttaACTACTTCAGAGCATTTGATAATGTTTTAAAAGATTTACAGATTGTTGGAGTCCAAAATTGTTTACtatcatttatttatatattaggcTTACTTGATTTTGTTCAATCAATTCGAAACTTCATTAATCCAATTAATTTTGAATTGTATTACATATACTCTATTAAACAAGAATGCACCTATATAATGTGGGTATACTCTATTAAACAAGAATGCACCTATATAATGTGGGTATTTAATTAGAAGTATCAGTTTTTTTGTGTGACCGATAAAAGTGGGTTTGATATGCAAGAAAATGTTTTCCTCCCTGCCATGCACATCtagcatatttatttatttatttatttatttatttatttatttatttattttatccctaaagattatctaaaaaaaatatctttgatttaattttgattttataaaataatataatgaacaaaaGACAAACTTTGCAGTACTTATTAATTTATTAGgtgtttaaatttattattaaatttatttatttatttaattaaataatagtagatttagagattataataaaattagtatTATATAGTTAGTTTTTGtacatttgtattatttttattattattttatttttattacattatcattaacaaatcttgacaattatttgttaaaaaatgaattttggtCAAAGTTAATTGTTATAAGTTTATAAGTGActgattgatattttttttaccgATAAGTAAATTTTAGATGCATTTTAAAATAATCGTTTCAATTAAGAATACGGCGTACGCATCTTTTCGAGACATTTAAAATTAAAGGATGTAAAATACACCTTGATAAatacttttctaaaattaacttgacaaatatttttaaaattttaccgatttatttaatatgaaataatagataagttttcagtataataaaataagtgaATTTAGGCCTTCAcactatttatcaaaatagtttaaatcaagataagtcaataaagcgaccGTGCTTGAACCACGGGActtgaggggtgcctcacaccttcccccagtcaacagaattccttacccgatcttctattttcgcagaccaataaaaagagtcatttcctttagattaggaattcaaaaaggtgacttggaacaccataactcaattccaagtgccggctctttaaataaattaatccttattcaatatcgtcactttaattggaaaaatccttcgatTCGATTCCTTCGAGcggaaaaaggggtgtgacaacttcaatacaagttcaagtctaagacaagaacacttatgaagttctttaacaccttcaacacaagattacgaataatctatccaagaagtatgttaattttcaaaaatgagatgaaacagaatttttaaggtcaagtcccccgacttcacggagtgtccttaaggaataattttcctcactgtactcgaggttatggaatcttcctcccaggataaaatagccAAATAAATCAACTGTAGCGGTATCTCAAACAGTTGAAATTCTTTaaactcactcaatgatttgattgatcacacggaatattttgaagacaagaggagtttgtatttcagatttttatttttattttttaaacctATGGATAAAtgcaagtttatatagccatcaagtgccccttccgaaaggtggcaatggttcatccgaaaaggtgtaacctttggaagagtcatgtcttttcattcaaaacattgtgtctttttctgaacagaaagtcatgtcttttcaatcaaaatattgtgtctttttctgaacagacacaactatctgaacaattactccttttccaaaacaatatcttttcataaaaggttgtgttcctccatttttcattcacaccaatggAACCCAACAACATATACCTACCCACTTAGACCACTTATTCAGTCACTCAAAGGGCGGTGATTCACACGCGATCTTTCAACAAATATGTACAAATGTTGGATGGTAAAAACTTTGATAATTAGGTTTAATTTGAGACACAAACGTTATATCACGCTACAGTATATGTACAAACGTAGAATTCACTCacttaaaaatacaacaacaacagcaacatatCGAGTGTATTTTCATAAAGTGGGTCtaaggagggtaaagtgtacgcggTCGATACCACTACTTcatatgaagtagagaggttgtttccgatagacccccgacttaggtCAAACaccaatataacaaacaaaaacataaaaacacacgACAGAATGATACAGGAAACAAGACACCCATAGattaatactataaactatctatccgaaatcaCCAACAACATCGaaacaccacaaacaagaaactacaagacactAAGACTACATGCACAACTACACGCGAAACACTCCTCCCTATTAGTAAGGACGCACTCCTACCTACTAAcactctaccctaatccgcgtcctccacgtTTTCCTATTatcgagggtcatgtcctccgtaagatGTAATTACTTCACGCCATGCCTAaccacctccctccaatatttcttcgacctATCTCTACCCACATGAAACCATCAATAGTCAGTTTCTCATACCTCCGTATTGGGGCTTCCGAGCACCTCCgcatcacatgtccgaaccatctcaacttCACTTCCCGCATCTCGTCTTTCACTGAAGCTACTCTCATCTTCTTTTGAATAATCTCCATTCTAACCCTATTTCTCCGAGTAAGTCCACACACCTATCACAACATCATCCTCATCTCCGCCCCCTTCAACTTTAGGATGTAAAGTTCTTAACCGGTcgacactccgctccatacaatataATCAATCAAATTGTCACTCTATACAACTTATCTTTAagtttaattaagaaaaaagttTATTTTGAAGCTTCAATTGCAGGTTATATGAAGGCGTTtgaaaatatgtatatttttaaatattattttaaaaataatttggtaGAAAGTGTTTTTGCAACattttatgatgtgtttagatgtTTAAATATTGAAATAGATTATACTTTAATtgtctaaataaaatttatctataAGTGATTGTATTTGATCATTGACTTAGTCAACAGGTTGAATTGTTATTTTGGTTGTTTCCAATTTTGAACTATGGAGTATTAGTACAAATAGAAGCAATACAAAATTAATAGTACACAAaatcatatatattatatacaaaaactaatcAAGAGAGTATCACCATAAAACATCTACTTCCCACATAATTGCATAtacaataattattattaataattaaaaagatTTGTTGAATTATACTTCGTGACTTAGTAATAATACAGATAGAATAGAGAAATTCAAAGGGAATATATatgtaagaaaagaaaacaataatggaGGCAATTTTATAATACAtggttaaatatatttatgatcaaATTGTTATTTTGCATCATATTTATTCCTTCTGTTAGAGTTGTGATCCGAACTTTGCCGATTCGGCTTTGAAAGTTTCACGGTGCGACTCATGTTTGTAATTTTTTATGGGGTCTATGGTGGTAGCGTGGActtatttgtacgcacgtattatataagtgtgtTTAGTGGGTTATTTCAGGTTGATATATATACGTCATTGAGACAAATCGCCTCCTCATTGTACTCCGCTTCattattgtgaatttttttgCCTCTGCCCatggtttttcccgcaagggtttccacgtaaatttgtgtgtttttatttttctttttgcttgtggtttgcttaatACGGTCCGATTCATAATACCTTCCAATTAACTTGTTGTGGAGACCGTATTTGATTGGACACGAAGTTTAAGATAGAAAGAAAAACTTCTGATTTAAATCATTTGATTAAGATTAAAATTAGAAGTTTAAAGTtaacaatattatttttctttatattgactAATTAGAAAAATGTATCATATAAATTCGAACagaaaaatattactattattttaggACAAGTTGCTCAAGTTTGTCACCTTTCTCTATATAAGCAAAGCAAAATAGCCACAAATGTATTTTCTTAGTAGAATTTCTTGCTAAGACATACTTTTAACCTAGAAAAAGTTAAATGGATTCTTATTCATATATAACtatttcatcatcattatcatcttcttcttcttcagattcTTCTAATAATACTTTTTTAATCTATccaaaagaagtgaaaaaaaataaaaaaatattgccTTCATATTATTCTTCACTTCATGGAGTTAGAAAAATCCCAACAAAACCTATGACTAAACAACCAATTGCACCATTGCCACCTACACCTCCTAAAATCTATCGAGTCGAACCGATTAATTTTAAGGAAGTTGTTCAAATGCTGACAGCAACTCCTGAGTTTCAATCCGTCTGTAATAATTCTGTTATCAGTTCTGTCTCTGGTTCTGGTTCTTTCAATTCGAGGCGTCTACAAGATGTTGCTCCTCCTCCACTTGATCTCTCACCGGTTTCATTACagagaaataataatattgatgCACAATGGCACGAGTTGAATCAGACAAGACATGCATGTATTGACTCGACGATAATTGAAGCCCAAGAAAGATCACATGTAACGTCTCGAATCCCATCAGAAAATTATTTTGGATCGTGTAATCCGTTGGCTAATTTCTCTCTATCGCCCGCTTCTTTTGCATGGTGTTCTTCTATTCTTCTCAGCCCTGGCACACTCACTTCACCAAGCACGGTTCAAATCATTTGAGAGTTTgtaacttatttattttcttgatgtttactactaatattattattatttacttatgGGTGTATCAAGAATTTGAATTGTAATATCTAAATTTTGATATCACAACTCAAATATTTGATGAggttgcttttcttttctttttttccattttcattatttcaaacatgatcaaatattttgtatttccaaatttatgttaatttttaatttgtgtaGTACCCAAGTGTGTTGAGATTTTAGTGCTAAATGCTTTTCTAAAATAGCCAAGAAATTTGGAACAAAGTTCAAGTGTTATATATACCCCGATAAACAAAGTTGATTGAGTTTATTAACTTCTAGACAAAATATTAacttgcttatttatttacttgTATATACTCGATCAATTAGTAGATttaatatctttgaaccatcgaacTTTGGTGTTTATCTCGACAGAGAATCATAAGTCACACAATCAATTCTTTAATCGTCTTTGATTCTCATTGTTTGATTTTATAAGTGCATTGAGAACTGAACCCTACTTAATATATTTGTTGTCTCTTCTCTGCGAGATTGCTATGATATTACACAAATAATTTTAGTGGATATTACTAAATGGACTTGAGAaagaaaatcattttctttttttgattcaCGTATGTACAATGATGTATAAATACAACTACAATACAAGAGATCTAATTTGAATACAATTAATTCAAtgtttttaagaaatatattaatgaATAGTATCTAAGTGTAAAATGAACACAGATGGATAAATCaatcattaatttttaatttagtaaCATAGACAAATATAGTTAAATGGATGGaatttgaaaaatactttataACCAAAATTTTGAAGTGATAGAAATGGACTTGAATATCATTAATTACTTGTATAACTAGAAACTTATAACAACTATATAGGAATCACAAAAAATTTAATGCATGTGCTGATGTGTTTAGTCAGAGTCGGAGCCAGCCTAGTAATAGGGGGTTCGTTCGAACTTTCTTTGacggaaaattatattattaatacagtattaaaataatttttatgtatatattgcagatgttgaactccctttgGTGAATTTTCTTCAGGTTTTGAATACCCTCAGTAGAAATCCTGGCTCTGCCTCTGTGTTTAATGAGTTCTCAATATTTTCGACTTAGAATATAGATATGAATCGACGAGAAAAATCAACCAATTATACTTACGATAAATGGAAGTGTTTCACATCGAAAAATGAATGAGATTCTGAGTTTCTTATATGATTTggatatttcttcttcttttgagcTAGTTTTTAAAGTACGAGTAAGGTCCAAATCATGCACGATGTGGGCCTTCAAGAAATCGGACAATTGTGGAAGTGAAAATACTCTCGATTCAGGAAAACAGTAGGTAAAGTTactcatgtgatcaggaggttaCAGGTTCAAGTCTTGAAAACAGTCCCGTCCAGAAATGTAAGATGAAGCTGCGTATAATAGATTCTTGTGGTCGAGTCCTTCCTcgaaccctgcgcatagcggaaGCTTAATGCACCGGGCTGTTCGTTTTCAAAAATTCCTCTTTAGTTGATTTGTtataaaatcaaccaaaaataTAATGTAATTATTTCTCGAATGGTCACACGAACATATAACCATTATATaggagtaaagcatctagtacactccggaactatgaccaaatttgctacgacacattCCAACTTCACGGGAGTCCTATTACTCccctaaactaaattttagcatatttatatCAACCTTTTTAGCTTACGTGACACCTTCTGTCAACTTTTTTAGCTGgcgtgacacctttgatgtgggcttcattttatgtaataaagatgtCATGTCAGTACAAATAGGTGATgataaaaatacattaaaattaaGTTCAGGGTTAATAAAATCCTTGTAAAATTGGAGTGTGTCTTAGTAACTTTAATCGTAGTTCAGAAactactggatgcttatctcattatatttagtcttttgtcattgaattaaatttttttatttattcaacaaGTTGAATCTATATATTGGCTGTTTCTATTATGAACTTTACTATAAGTACAAACAATTATCCaattaaattcattttaattaaacTATTATGAAGGTTCATGTACCTTATCATAAAATCCAAATATGAATAGTTAACATCAACAAACTTGTAGCTAGACCTATTGataaactatataaataaatttgTTCTTCACAATCATATCAGCACAAAAAATGCACAAAAATATTCTGCTACTTGACAATCACGtcagtaaaaaaataaataaaaaatacatgaagCGTGCATAATCGCATAGAttcctaatattttaattattttagatatacatatataataacttATCATGTCAGTCCACTTCCTACTCCAACTATtaaaaaaacatacataaaaaatataaattatatccTGAATTAATTACACCTTATGACTTAGTACTGGCATAGATAGAACagaaaaaattcaaagtgactatataTGTAATTAAGAATTAAACAAAAATGGGGgcaatattattataatatatggtCAAATATATTATAGACTAGACATGGCAAGTTGTAATGTTACATCATATTCAGCAATAGCCGGCGctttagacaaaaaaaaaaaattattgcgttGAGGCGGAAttagaattttaatttaaaattgagaaaagactTCGAAATATACATCAATTTTAACGAAATTTATTGTAACATGTCGCAACTTTGCGAGGGTCCTATGACCTCCTCGACTATTTATTATCGTATTCTGTGGCATATATTTACTTAGCTGGACTATTGTATGAATACACGCACACTGAGCGCGTGTGGGTCTGAAGTGGTCCAGCTTGACAAATATATGCCACAGAAATGCGGTAATAAATAGTCGAGGGGGTCATAGGATCCCCGCAAAGTTGAGtcgtgttacaacaaatttcgccaaaatttagatatatttctAACTCTTTTCTCCTTAAAATTCGCTAGAACTTAATAATATTAGTCGAAATTttgtgtttatattaagaaattcataaaatatgtataagtaatttatttaaaactcaGTAAACTGTTTTATTTCTAGTATTCAAAATGCATAaactcaaaattttgaatttatctcgATATACAAGTTTCCTAATTTCGGTATACAGgtttccttatttaagacaagTTGCATATTGTTGTCACCTtctctttctatatatatataagcaaacaCCTAGAGCAAAAGCACCAAATGTATTCAtcttaataaaattttcttgttTAGATAAACTTAggacatacaaaaaaataaaatggattcttattcatatgtatctttttcttcatcttctaattcttctaataataaaaataaaacattacCTTCATATCATTCCTCACTTCATGGAGTTAGAAAACTCCCATCAAAACCAATGACTAAATTACCAATTGCACCATTGCCACCAACACCTCCTAAAATCTATAGAGTCGAACCGATTAATTTCAAGGAAGTTGTCCAAATGCTGACCGCAGCTCCTGAGTTTCAATCCGTCTCTAATAATTTTGTCTGTAGTTTTGGCTTTGGTTCTGGCTCTATCTCTGGTTCTGGCTTTATTTCTGGTTCTGGCTTTGATTCAGACTCTATCTCTGGTTCTGACTTTGGTTTTGGCTCTATCTCtgattttgactttatttctGGTTCTGACTTTGATTCTGACTTTGGTTTTGGCTCTATCTCTGGTTCTGGCTTTATTTCTGGTTCTGACTTTGACTCTGGCTCTATCTCTGGTTCTGACTTTGGTTCTGGTTCTATCTCTGGTTCTGGTTCTTTCAATGCGAGACGTTTACAAGATGTGGCTCCTCCACCACTTGACCTCTCACCGGTTTCATTACAAAGACATaacgacaacaataataataatattgctGCCCAATGGCGCGAGTTCCTTcgtccttcttcttcttcctcgaAAAATCAATTAGTTGAATCAATCGAGACTGGCATTGACTTGACAAATAATGAAGCACCAGAAAAATCGCATGTAATGCCTCGGATTCCATCAGAAAATTCTTTTGGATCGTGTAGTCCATTGGCTAATTTCCCTCTATCGCCCACTTCTTTTGCATGGTGTTCTTCTATTCTTTTTAGCCCTGGCACGCTTACTTCACCAAGCGCGGTTCAAATCATTTGAGAGTTAcaacttattatttgaaaaaaaaaagacaatttgATGCTCTAATGCTTTCACTATGTGCAAAGTTCGAGAAAGAGTTGACGCACAAGAATTTATTAAACACAGTCTTACCTTACAtctctgcaagaggctgtttccacattattatttcttgatttttattactaGTATTATTTACATTGTGATTGGATTATgcttaatttgttattttttttatatatatttttttttacaatttagatgtattgtatttcaaattttaattccaATTGTATGGTTTGCATGTAAGTATTTGTCTCTGACACAATTGCACACTGAGATTTTCagtttgtttctttttcttaaaatggTCAAAGTCAAAagttttgaatttgttttattCTATTAAAAATTAGACTGTagtttaaataattaataaaaattttattaaaatattttaaaaagattttgtctttattggatatgttatatatatcaatataaaaattttgtcTTTATTGGATATATTGTCTTTACATTTAACCTCTTCTTGTGTAAGtttaatgattaaaattttattttacattaattaGATTTACAATTTCTCAATATAAAAAAATCCATTTCCTCCCAACTAAGAAACAATCCATGCCCCAAcacatactccctccgtttcgaatTAGTTGAAcctctttctaaaaaaatttgtttcaatttaCCTGTCCAACTTATCAAATCAAGATTATTTTACACAAATTCTTCCCATTATACCCTTAATAGATATGAAATATAActacatttttcaaaaaattttaaaataacacttatattttcaatacaaACTTTATGAAActtgatcttttttcttcttttcaaggaGTACTACTAGTATTCCTATAAGATTTTCAATCCATGCATGCATATGCTACAATTTTTCATGCTTAATTAATTATTGAGTCTTGCAATattaagaaagataaaaagataaaatatactcataatcattgaatttctt from the Capsicum annuum cultivar UCD-10X-F1 chromosome 9, UCD10Xv1.1, whole genome shotgun sequence genome contains:
- the LOC107842256 gene encoding clumping factor A-like → MDSYSYVSFSSSSNSSNNKNKTLPSYHSSLHGVRKLPSKPMTKLPIAPLPPTPPKIYRVEPINFKEVVQMLTAAPEFQSVSNNFVCSFGFGSGSISGSGFISGSGFDSDSISGSDFGFGSISDFDFISGSDFDSDFGFGSISGSGFISGSDFDSGSISGSDFGSGSISGSGSFNARRLQDVAPPPLDLSPVSLQRHNDNNNNNIAAQWREFLRPSSSSSKNQLVESIETGIDLTNNEAPEKSHVMPRIPSENSFGSCSPLANFPLSPTSFAWCSSILFSPGTLTSPSAVQII
- the LOC107841729 gene encoding uncharacterized protein LOC107841729 produces the protein MTKQPIAPLPPTPPKIYRVEPINFKEVVQMLTATPEFQSVCNNSVISSVSGSGSFNSRRLQDVAPPPLDLSPVSLQRNNNIDAQWHELNQTRHACIDSTIIEAQERSHVTSRIPSENYFGSCNPLANFSLSPASFAWCSSILLSPGTLTSPSTVQII